In Drosophila simulans strain w501 chromosome 3R, Prin_Dsim_3.1, whole genome shotgun sequence, a single window of DNA contains:
- the LOC6727163 gene encoding uncharacterized protein LOC6727163, translating into MRSGLTLRPMLVVLLVGHLVAPVAPANLLTSYLPASMQALAYYIDLLQYEPLSSTTVEPAFSADDEGVVSTTANPRPSTPLPTRMRTTTTRRPIGAGASGSGGMGWWQPPSWWETPKRTSTTERPTSPPTVPHRPAIFAPTAPPEKSLEGNDLFAEIEDDGDFDNLPLSLIRDIQSERYDFTNDVESLDNFLRLYDDNYGRAAFGSESAMDRWSTASIAGKKRVPPTKPYVDFLLVYDLLKRDAKAASLSKYEGYSEDLLVELHALSQVSAARQLYTLFKRMLDRGDIQRSDVVARVQGIAKDLGNPKSPTSKALTFIPSMQFLP; encoded by the coding sequence ATGCGCAGTGGGCTAACGCTTCGTCCAATGCTGGTGGTGCTTCTAGTGGGTCACCTAGTGGCTCCAGTGGCGCCGGCTAACCTACTGACCAGCTATCTGCCCGCCTCCATGCAGGCCTTGGCATACTATATTGATCTGCTGCAGTACGAGCCGCTATCCAGCACAACGGTGGAGCCTGCTTTTAGTGCGGATGATGAAGGTGTGGTATCCACCACTGCAAATCCGCGGCCATCTACACCGTTGCCCACGAGGATGAGAACCACTACCACAAGGCGACCGATTGGAGCAGGTGCGTCTGGATCTGGTGGCATGGGCTGGTGGCAACCGCCAAGTTGGTGGGAGACCCCGAAGAGAACATCCACTACCGAGAGACCCACATCGCCACCCACTGTGCCGCACCGTCCGGCAATTTTTGCACCAACTGCGCCGCCGGAAAAGTCTCTTGAGGGCAACGATCTATTTGCAGAAATCGAAGATGATGGCGACTTCGATAACCTGCCTTTGTCTTTGATCCGTGATATTCAAAGCGAGCGCTACGACTTTACCAACGATGTGGAGTCACTGGATAACTTTTTGCGTCTCTACGACGATAACTACGGACGGGCCGCTTTCGGTTCTGAGTCCGCGATGGATCGATGGAGCACCGCCTCGATAGCAGGCAAAAAGAGGGTTCCTCCCACCAAGCCCTATGTGGATTTCCTGCTGGTTTACGATCTGCTAAAGCGCGATGCCAAGGCGGCGAGTCTGAGCAAGTACGAGGGATATTCCGAGGATCTGCTGGTGGAGCTGCATGCCTTGTCACAGGTTTCGGCGGCCAGGCAATTGTATACTCTATTTAAAAGGATGCTGGACCGGGGCGATATCCAGCGCAGTGACGTGGTGGCCCGCGTGCAGGGAATCGCCAAAGATCTGGGGAATCCTAAAAGCCCCACCTCCAAGGCATTGACTTTTATTCCCAGCATGCAGTTTTTACCTTAA
- the LOC6727164 gene encoding probable 18S rRNA (guanine-N(7))-methyltransferase — protein MARRPEHSAPPEIFYNDDEAKKYSTNTRIIEIQVEMAERALELLALPDDDESRLILDIGCGSGLSGSVLEDSEHMWIGIDISKSMLDIAVEREVAGDVILGDMGEGMPFKPGTFDGAISISALQWLCNADKSYHNPHKRLLKFFTTLFSCLTRTARAVFQFYPENSDQIEMVTSQAMKAGFYGGLVVDYPNSAKAKKYYLVLMTGGSAELPQALGSTEEERRVNYIKKRDACREARGKAPKKSRDWILAKKERRRRKGLETRPDTKYTARKRSGKF, from the exons ATGGCCAGGAGACCAGAGCATTCGGCACCGCCAGAAATT TTCTACAACGATGATGAGGCCAAGAAATATTCCACAAA cacCCGCATCATTGAGATCCAAGTGGAAATGGCTGAACGTGCCTTGGAACTATTGGCGCTCCCGGATGATGATGAGTCTCGCTTGATTTTGGACATCGGCTGTGGTTCTGGACTCTCAGGAAGCGTTCTTGAGGACAGCGAGCATATGTGGATCGGCATAGATATTTCAAAGTCTATGCTCGATATCGCCGTGGAACGCGAGGTTGCTGGGGATGTCATTCTGGGAGACATGGGCGAGGGAATGCCCTTCAAGCCGGGCACCTTCGACGGCGCCATCTCGATCTCTGCCCTCCAATGGCTCTGCAATGCGGACAAGTCGTATCACAATCCGCACAAGCGCCTCCTGAAGTTCTTTACCACCTTGTTCTCGTGTCTGACACGTACCGCGCGAGCTGTCTTCCAATTTTATCCGGAGAACTCCGATCAGATCGAGATGGTCACCTCGCAAGCCATGAAGGCGGGATTCTACGGAGGATTGGTTGTCGACTATCCAAACTCTGCCAAGGCTAAGAAGTACTACCTGGTGCTCATGACTGGAGGATCTGCTGAGCTGCCGCAGGCTTTGG GCTCAACTGAAGAGGAACGTCGTGTAAACTATATAAAGAAACGTGATGCTTGCCGTGAGGCTCGGGGAAAAGCCCCAAAGAAATCCCGCGATTGGATCCTAGCCAAGAAAGAGCGTCGACGTCGCAAGGGTTTGGAAACCCGTCCTGATACTAAGTACACTGCACGCAAGCGCAGCGGCAAATTTTGA
- the LOC6727165 gene encoding dnaJ homolog subfamily C member 30, mitochondrial, with protein sequence MFQHSPILWRPLLLLRGLYLSQRHQMSHYDALGIRRQCTQNEIKAAYYKLSMLYHPDRNQGSESAAKKFREINQAYEILGNYRLRRLYDKGIVHTAGAQYAQDVHDVAEPVVEDDAETKFYKSRFQKSRVSDSEGRTPIYDFDEWSRNHYGKSFDRRQAAQAKYDRIKVQRETNKISGQTDMVLLAFIFAGVAVYLMFLAESSYDTPKKKAEERHRRDKEEREQKLVGKQS encoded by the coding sequence ATGTTCCAGCACAGCCCAATTTTGTGGCGACCTCTGCTCCTGCTTCGCGGACTCTACCTTAGTCAACGACACCAGATGAGCCACTACGACGCACTGGGAATCAGGCGTCAGTGCACGCAGAACGAAATCAAGGCAGCTTACTATAAGCTATCGATGCTCTACCATCCGGACAGGAACCAAGGAAGTGAGAGCGCAGCCAAGAAATTCCGGGAGATCAATCAGGCTTATGAGATTCTGGGAAACTATCGGCTGCGTCGACTTTACGACAAGGGAATCGTGCATACGGCGGGTGCCCAATATGCCCAAGATGTTCACGATGTAGCGGAACCCGTAGTCGAGGACGATGCGGAGACTAAGTTTTACAAGTCGCGTTTTCAGAAATCGCGTGTATCTGACTCTGAGGGTCGTACGCCCATCTATGACTTCGACGAGTGGTCCCGAAATCACTACGGTAAATCATTTGACCGAAGACAAGCCGCCCAGGCCAAATACGATCGAATTAAGGTGCAAAGGGAAACCAACAAGATATCAGGCCAGACTGACATGGTCCTGCTGGCCTTTATCTTTGCCGGAGTGGCCGTATACCTGATGTTCCTCGCCGAGAGCTCCTACGACACTCCCAAAAAGAAAGCGGAGGAACGACACAGACGCGATAAAGAAGAGCGAGAGCAAAAACTGGTTGGGAAGCAATCTTAG
- the LOC6727166 gene encoding protein unc-45 homolog B: MTNTINSEEVSDAGSFKDKGNEAFKASRWEEAVVHYGKAIKLGSKHKELPVFYKNRAAAYLKLEKYENAVEDCTESLKAAPGDPKALFRRAQAYEALEKFEEAYKDATALFKADPGNKTVQPMLQRLHVVVEERSARNAKTCTKVKQMMDLTFDLATPIDKRRAAANNLVVLAKEQTGAELLYKEHCIAKVASLTKVEKDQDIYVNMVHLVAALCENSVERTKGVLTELGVPWFMRVLDQKHENCVSTAQFCLQTILNALSGLKNKPDSKPDKELCSRNNREIDTLLTCLVYSITDRTISGAARDAVIELITRNVHYTALEWAERLVEIRGLCRLLDVCSELEDYKYESAMNITGSSSTIASVCLARIYENMYYDEAKARFTDQIDEYIKDKLLSPDMESKVRVTVAITALLNGPLDVGNQVVARDGILQMILAMATTDDELQQRVACECLIAASSKKDKAKALCEQGVDILKRLYHSKNDGIRVRALVGLCKLGSYGGQDAAIRPFGDGAALKLAEACRRFLIKPGKDKDIRRWAADGLAYLTLDAECKEKLIEDKASIHALMDLARGGNQSCLYGVVTTFVNLCNAYEKQEMLPEMIELAKFAKQHIPEEHELDDVDFINKRITVLANEGITTALCALAKTESHNSQELIARVLNAVCGLKELRGKVVQEGGVKALLRMALEGTEKGKRHATQALARIGITINPEVSFSGQRSLDVIRPLLNLLQQDCTALENFESLMALTNLASMNESVRQRIIKEQGVSKIEYYLMEDHLYLTRAAAQCLCNLVMSEDVIKMFEGNNDRVKFLALLCEDEDEETATACAGALAIITSVSVKCCEKILAIASWLDILHTLIANPSPAVQHRGIVIILNMINAGEEIAKKLFETDIMELLSGLGQLPDDTRAKAREVATQCLAAAERYRIIERSDNAEIPDVFAENAKISEIIDD; the protein is encoded by the exons ATGACAAACACCATCAACAGCGAGGAAGTGTCCGACGCAGGAAGCTTCAAAGATAAGGGCAACGAGGCGTTCAAGGCCTCCCGCTGGGAGGAGGCAGTGGTGCACTATGGCAAAGCCATTAAGTTGGGCTCTAAGCACAAGGAGCTGCCGGTTTTCTATAAGAATCGTGCAGCCGCATATCTGAAGCTAGAAAAGTATGAAAACGCCGTAGAGGACTGCACTGAATCTTTGAAAGCGGCTCCGGGGGATCCCAAGGCACTGTTCCGTAGAGCTCAGGCGTATGAGGCTCTGGAGAAGTTCGAGGAAGCCTACAAAGACGCCACCGCTTTGTTTAAAGCGGATCCCGGCAACAAAACCGTACAGCCCATGCTCCAGAGGCTTCATGTCGTCGTGGAAGAGCGCTCTGCCCGTAATGCCAAGACCTGCACAAAAGTCAAGCAGATGATGGATCTTACTTTTGAtttggccacgcccatcgATAAGCGTCGCGCGGCAGCCAATAACCTagttgttttggccaaagagCAGACTGGCGCTGAACTGCTTTACAAGGAACATTGCATCGCCAAAGTGGCCTCACTAACCAAGGTGGAAAAGGATCAGGACATTTATGTGAATATGGTGCATTTGGTGGCAGCTCTTTGCGAAAATAGCGTGGAGCGTACAAAGGGCGTTTTAACTGAACTCGGAGTGCCGTGGTTCATGCGGGTTCTCGACCAGAAACACGAGAACTGTGTGTCCACCGCCCagttttgtttacaaacaatATTGAACGCTTTGTCTGGGCTTAAGAACAAACCCGATTCGAAGCCGGACAAGGAGCTGTGCTCTAGGAACAACCGGGAAATTGACACTCTCCTAACATGCCTAGTTTATAGTATCACGGATCGCACGATTTCCGGAGCAGCTAGGGATGCCGTTATTGAGCTTATAACAAGGAATGTCCACTACACGGCTCTGGAATGGGCCGAACGCCTGGTAGAGATCAGGGGTCTGTGCCGTCTGCTAGATGTGTGCTCCGAACTGGAGGATTATAAGTACGAGAGTGCAATGAATATCACCGGCTCGTCATCCACAATTGCTTCCGTTTGTCTGGCCCGCATATATGAGAACATGTACTACGATGAAGCTAAGGCAAGGTTCACGGACCAGATCGACGAATATATCAAGGACAAGCTTTTGTCGCCTGATATGGAATCCAAGGTGCGGGTCACTGTTGCGATTACTGCCCTGCTTAACGGTCCATTGGATGTGGGCAATCAGGTCGTGGCCAGAGATG GAATACTGCAGATGATTCTAGCTATGGCCACGACCGACGAtgagctgcagcagcgagtAGCCTGTGAGTGCTTAATCGCCGCTTCCTCTAAAAAGGACAAGGCCAAGGCTCTTTGTGAGCAGGGAGTAGACATCTTAAAGCGGCTTTACCACTCCAAGAACGACGGTATTCGAGTGCGCGCCCTGGTGGGTCTTTGCAAGCTGGGTAGCTACGGCGGTCAGGATGCGGCCATCCGACCATTTGGCGATGGAGCTGCCCTGAAGCTGGCGGAGGCATGCCGTCGGTTTTTAATCAAACCTGGAAAGGATAAGGATATCCGTCGTTGGGCTGCCGATGGTCTGGCTTATTTAACACTGGATGCTGAATGTAAGGAGAAGCTTATTGAGGATAAGGCTTCCATTCACGCTCTAATGGATTTGGCCCGCGGTGGAAATCAGTCCTGTCTCTATGGTGTGGTCACCACTTTTGTGAATCTGTGCAATGCGTATGAGAAGCAGGAGATGTTGCCTGAGATGATAGAACTGGCCAAGTTTGCTAAGCAACACATACCGGAGGAGCACGAGCTAGACGACGTAGATTTTATCAATAAGCGCATTACTGTGCTGGCAAATGAGGGCATTACAACTGCTCTTTGTGCACTGGCCAAAACGGAAAGCCACAATTCACAGGAGCTGATTGCCAGGGTCTTAAATGCGGTTTGTGGACTGAAAGAGTTGCGAGGAAAGGTGGTCCAAGAAGGCGGCGTTAAGGCGCTACTTCGTATGGCGCTTGAGGGCACTGAGAAAGGAAAACGTCATGCTACCCAGGCGTTGGCCAGGATTGGCATAACCATTAATCCGGAAGTATCTTTCAGTGGCCAGCGATCGCTGGATGTAATCCGTCCTTTGTTGAACCTTTTGCAACAGGACTGCACAGCGCTGGAGAACTTTGAGTCGCTAATGGCACTCACCAATCTAGCCAGCATGAACGAGAGCGTGCGGCAGCGGATTATCAAGGAGCAGGGGGTCTCCAAGATAGAGTATTATCTGATGGAGGACCATCTCTACCTCACCCGTGCAGCTGCCCAGTGTCTGTGTAATCTGGTTATGAGTGAGGATGTCATTAAAATGTTCGAGGGCAATAACGACCGAGTGAAGTTCTTGGCGCTGCTCtgcgaggatgaggacgaggagaCCGCTACAGCTTGTGCCGGAGCTCTGGCCATTATTACTTCAGTGTCGGTCAAGTGCTGTGAGAAGATCTTGGCCATCGCCAGCTGGCTGGACATTCTGCACACTCTGATCGCCAATCCCAGTCCGGCGGTCCAGCATCGTGGCATTGTGATTATTCTAAACATGATCAATGCTGGCGAGGAGATCGCCAAAAAGCTGTTTGAGACGGACATTATGGAACTGCTGAGCGGTTTGGGGCAGCTGCCAGATGACACGCGTGCCAAGGCCCGAGAGGTGGCCACCCAGTGCCTGGCGGCGGCGGAGCGTTATAGGATCATCGAGCGGTCCGACAATGCGGAGATCCCCGATGTATTTGccgaaaatgccaaaatatcAGAGATTATCGACGATTAA
- the LOC27209146 gene encoding uncharacterized protein LOC27209146 produces the protein MELLKGLICLLLAIQWTTAHPTFSDSPEPNFSRLFGYIGGIVNEGIRLHYPQQQSEGGQFGEGPYGGGEGQSTGLPIFGASKYDIIDLKAGPKS, from the exons aTGGAGTTGTTG AAGGGCTTAATTTGCTTACTTCTGGCCATCCAGTGGACTACGGCCCATCCAACATTTTCCGACTCACCAGAGCCAAATTTCAGTAGACTCTTCGGTTATATTGGTGGCATTGTCAATGAAGGAATAAGGCTTCACTACCCTCAGCAGCAAAGTGAAGGTGGGCAATTTGGCGAAGGACCTTACGGTGGCGGTGAAGGACAATCGACTGGCCTACCAATCTTTGGAGCATCTAAATATGATATCATAGATTTAAAGGCTGGTCCAAAAAGTTAA